The window atatatatatatatatatatatatatatatacacacacgcaCGCTTCGTAATCCAGAATCCTAAAGTTATGGCGTTCAAATATATTCTGCCTTGCATACTCCGTCAAACTTTAGAAAAAACAGCATTTTTCTTAACCACAGTtgcttttattcttttatttcttACTAATAATTTTTTTGGGGGGTAAAACGGGAGTAATATATATTACTCCATACATACTAAAGTAGTGATTACaggcaggggcggagctagagtgaTAGAAGCGGGTTCagccgaacccagtagctttagTTCGAACTCTGtatttcttaaaaaattcattgaatatgtacaaattattaatttagaatccagTAACATCAAATGATTAGAATCACAAACCCATAAACTTGAAATCTTGGCTCCGCCTCTGATTATAGGTAGATCGTAGGGGCGCTAATTGTGCCATGCATAGTGATGGTATTAACATTACCAATAACATGCACAGATATTGCCAAGAGTTGCTAGGCTATTACATACAGTAGTATAGTCAAATCTCTCTATAACAACCTTATTTGTTCcagatatttttggatgttatagcgacttgcagttatagagaacatatattataatagaACATGAGATTTGGTTCCGAAAAAATTGACTTTTATCgagaagtgttgttatataaagatgttgttatagagatgtTTGACCGTAGATAATTCCTAGTTGTAATTACTATTCCTTCCTTGGCAAAACAAGGCCACATTATATAATTCCTCTTTGTCTCCTAAAAATCTCCACTACCCCAGGATACCTAAAATATATAATTGATCTAATGGATTATGAGGGGAAAAAAACTAAAAGGTCATTTGAATTGCATGTCAAGGAAATAGAtcattttccttttccttcatcTTTATCACAACTAAGGCCCATTAGTTTTTGTAATGTGGCAAACAAGATTATATCCAAAATTATCAGTATTAGGATAGCTAACATCCTTCCTAACCTAATTTCCGATAATCAATCAGGTTTTGTTAAAGGTAGACTAATCACTGAAAACATCCTTCTTGCTCAGGAACTTGTTCATGGTATCAAGAAAAACAATCAAGGGGGAAACATTGTCATTAAGCTTGACATGTCCAAAGCTTACGACAAACTCTCTTGGAATTTCCTCATGGCTGTGCTAAGAAGAATGAACTTCTCTGAAATTATAATAGATACCATCTATAAACTGATTTTGTAGAACTTGTATTCCATTTTAATAAATGGAACAAGACATGGATTCTTCAAGTCAACAAGAGGACTGAAACAGGGAGACCCTCTTTCCCCTTCGCTATTTATTATAGCGACTGGGGCTTTATCTAGGGCCCTTAACAGGCTCAATGAGAACAACCAATTCATTGGCTTCTCTATGAATCCTAAAGGACCCAAGATAAACCACCTAAGTTATACTGACGATTTAATTCTTTTCTCTTCTGGTGACAGGAAATCTATAAAGTTGCTAATGGAAATCCTTGAGGACTAACAAGATGCATCAGGCCAGGAGATCAACAATTTTTCCTAAAAAACAACCATGGAGTTGCCAGAAACAATAAAAGAACCATTAGAAGACTACAAAAATGCGGCTTTAAGCACATGCAATTCCCTTTTACATATTTTGGGTGCCCTATCTACATAGGCAGAAAGAGGATTTGCTACTTCGCAGACCTGGCCACAAAAGTGCTAAACAAAGCGGGAGGCTGGCAAGGGAAACTCCTATCATTCGGTGGTAAAGCTATTATCATCAAGCACATCCTTCAGTCCCAAACCTTATATCTGCTGTCAGTTATGGCACCTCCTAAGTCCATTATCAAGCAGATTGAAATGTACCTTGCAAATTTCTTCTGGGGAGAGAAAGAAGGTAAAAGGAGTTATCACTGGTGCTCCTGGGACAACATGAGCTATCCTACTGATGAGAGAGGTGTTGGATTCAAAAAGCTCCAAGATATATGCAACTCACTCGCAGCAAAAAGATGGTGGAGATTCAGGGTGGAAAATAATTTATGGACTAAATTTCTCCGAGCCAAATACTGTCAAAGATCCAATCCAATCTCAAAAAAGCTGGATCCTAAAGACTCCAATTCGTGGAGGAGCCTAATGGAGACAAGAGATAAAGTGGAAGATTACATTCATTGGAAGATCAACAAGGGTAATAGTCTATTTTGGTAGGATAGATGGCTATCATCAGGGAACATCAAAACAATATCCAACCCCCCCTCCTCAAAACCAGGAAATACTAAGATCAAGGATTTCCTCAATAACCAAGGATGAAACTTGGAGCTCCTTCAAGAAGCTGTGCCTCAGAGAGTTGTTGATGAAATCGAGCAAATCAAGATTGGTTACAACGATATTCTCGACCAAGCAGTATGGACCCCCAATCCCCAAGGATCCTTTTCTTGTTCTTCCGCCTACCAGCTTCTAAGAAAAAGAAAGGATCCCTCTCCTCTCTTGGCCAAAATCTGGAATAAACATCTGCCTTTCAAAATCCCCTTTACTACATGGAGAATTCTGAAAGGCAGGCTACCCCTAGGTAACATAGTGCTGAAGTTTGGAACTAACAGTAtatctagttgttgttgttgcagggTACCAGAAGAAGAATCCATGAACCATGTCTTCGCAACTAGCAACACAGCAAAAAAGGTATGGAACACTATGTCCACTCCACATGGATTTCGGACCATGGGAAGGAATATACCATGCATCATAACTCAATGGTGGAACAGACACCCAAAAAACAATGTCCATAAGTTTCTACTGCAAATCACTCCAACCATAATATGCTGGGAAATATGGAAGGCCAGATGCGGTAAGAAATATAGTAAGAAGACTATTTCTATTTTTAGAATATGTCAACAAGTTCTTTTTTAGGTAAAAGTTTCCATGGGCCAAAAATACAGCCAGATGGATTAGAATTGGACATGGAACAATGTATACAAGGTGGCAGAGGATTACAAGATTCAACTGAAGAGTATTATGGTTCTTTGGGAGCCCCTAACAATAATCAATGGAAAATAAACACAGATGGAAGTTTCTGCGCAAACGCAGGCAAATCAGGCATTGGGGGTGTTGTTAGGAAGAGAAATGGTCAAATGGTCATGGCTTTCTCCGCACCAGTACATTTCTTGACTAACAATTACTCTGAAGTGCAAGCCGCCTTGTTTGCTATTCTTTGGTGTTGTGATCACAACTGTCAAGAACTAATATTGGAATTAGACTCGCTCCTGGTTGTTAACATGATCCAAGGGAAATACAATACACCATGGAGACTAAAAGAGGGAGTCACACTTATTCAGCAAAAGGTGCAACAACATGGCATCAAGATAAAACATTGCTACAGGGAGGGAAACGAAGTGGCTGATGCTTTGGCCAAACATGCTGCTACTCTCACGCAACAGGCCATCTTCCTCAATGAAACTGAAATGCCTGCTGAGGCCAGAAATGCAATGACTATGGATAAAAGGCAGATTCCGAATTTCAGAATTAGACCAAAGAAGCACTCAGGATGGATATTTGATCCTCCTTAAAAGATAAGGAAAGAGCTACTGCTGTACCGAACCATATCATGTTATAGTAGCTCTTTTATAATTTATAGGCCTagcaattttagtttttttttctagATCAGTGTGACTTTATGAGGTTTTGGCCTTTGTCCCCCTCCTTGTACTATTTTGCTAATGAATAAACAGGGTAGGGGTCTATGCCAAACCCCCCAACACCACAGGAGATGAAAACCTGGGTGGATGgtttagttaaaaaaaaattaatatgcaCACCTCTAAGTACGATTATGTAAGGCGAGTCCACATTCAAGCAAGATTTCACTATTGAGACATGGAAGTTCTTCTGTTTACACGGTCTCGCCAAGCTCATACCAAAAATCTCCAAAGAAACATACAACAGGATAACTAAATATAACAGAAcacttgaaaaaaaagaaaaatataacagCACAAAATTATATCACCCGAAACTGCATTAAAATGAATAATTGAATACATCCTATACATATTCAAGCTAGAGCGAGGTTCCTTGACTTTCTTTCTTCCAGAGATATTTCTTCACTCTATAAGAAATGTACACAACTCTCATCATCTTGTGAAGAACCATCAAATGCATATGGACTCGAAGGAGAATGTGcaaataaaaaaatgaagaagagacaACATAAGCTTAAGAACCAAATAGAAATGCTAATTATTAAGAAAAAAAGGTGCAAAACCAGTTACTGTCATGTGCTACCAGCTCTGCCGGGGGCATTGGTTGATTTGAATTTTGAAAGGTCAACTAGGTCTCCGAACAATTTGTCTTGCGGCTTTGAGGGCTTTCCAGATGGCACATATGAAGGAGCGGAAACTGGATAGGAAGAATTGTTGAGGACACCATTGTCCCTCACAGAGAGCCCAGACATTCCTTGGTTAAGGAACTGAGTATTTTGTTGTTGAGCGTTACCATAACCATAACTGGCCATTTGGTTGGCATACATTTGCTGGGAATACATATAAGCCATGTGCCCAGATGGCATTTGTTGAGGAAACAAACCCCCTGGTTGCCCACCTTGGAATTGTTGAGGATACATGCCTTCCATCTGATTGCTTTGCATAGCCTGATTGCTCATTATAGCAGGCTGTCCAGCTGTGCCCGGATGTGCATACATACCATGGAGGTATGTTTGCTGTGCGTTGGCTGCAACCAGCTGATTATTTTGCGGTGATACAGCATGTGAACCGCCAGGCATCATCTGATTATTGTGCATTGCTAAAGCTTGTGAACTACCTGGCATGGGATTATTTAGCATCGATTGAGCATGAGGGCTACCTGCTATTTGGCTTTCTTCTGCCTCAGCTTCCCACGGAGGAAGTGGAAAAGGATTAGTGCTTTGAGTTCCTATTGAGAAATTGAATAAGATATAGCTATTCAGAAACTGAATGAGTAAGAGTCTTAAAACATGGCAATTCACATTACTTGAACAAGGAAAGGATCTTAAACAATAGGTAAAGGGGGCTTTAAGCATTAACGGATAAGGATATATATTGAACTCTTCCCTACTATGACTTCTATCTAATAGGTCGTTTTTTAGGCAATAGGCACACAAAAGCTCAAAAGGACAAAATTCGAACTAGGGTTTAACACACCAGGCCTTTTCCAGCTTGCATGCACCTCGACTAATCCATCAGGTAGATTATCCAGACAACATGCACAGGTTGCCAAGGTACAAAACGGGCATGTCTCCATaatatttcttttgtatttttatcaTGTCCTCAATACTGTATTTAAGTGGAAAGCACGCAGGATAACAAAGGAATCACCATAACCTGGAGAAGCTGGCTGTTGTTGCTGTGACATCTGCCCATTCCAGTCAGGATTGGAGCCTTGGGCGTAGGTCATACCAGGGACACTTCCATTTGGGTACAAAGATGGTTGCACAGAATGAAAATTCTGTTGTTGCTGAAATTGAGGGGATGAAGGATTTGCCTGACCAACTGAATAAGTAGAGGGGGTGGTGCTTGGCTGCGAAAACATGTCGAGAATAGCAAGGGCATTCTGCTGCGAAGGACTTGCTGGTTGAGGTTCTCCAACAGGAACAAGCGCAAGAGCATTCTCAGCTGTCGGTGAGTCAAAGTCTCCGCTCAGAAGATCCATCTTAGGGTCAACTTTTGCTGGAGTTGCTGATGTAGGAGCAGGAAGAAGCAACTGTGTCCCTAAACTAGCAATTGGTGTAGATCTGGAAAGCACAACATATATGCCTTAGATAAAAAACAAATTTCTTCCAACCTGACCTGTTAACACTCTGAAACTTAAATCAATACCCGTCAGTTCTTATTCCTTTGGGTTTGGTGGGGTGAGGGGTGAGGGTGGGTGGTTTCAGTTAATATTTCTTACAACAGCAAATATGTTCAACTACATAACTTTGTTAAAATCTGAATTTAATTGACAATACACTTGCAGGTCAAATTTGTTCTAGACAAATATTTGATAACTATCTATACAATTCATGTCTGATGAttttaggcatgacaaactgaTATCCATATCTCAGTCCTTGAGAACCAAACCACTAATTCAAAAGTCAATTGTAGTAAGAAGTGAAACACTTAACAAAGTACATTGATTGgccaaaaaaataacaaaactaaGTTACCCTTGGTCTGACTGGTTGCTGGTTCCAGTATCAATAAGAGGAGCATCAACATCTACAAGGGATCGAGCAGCTTCAGGTTTTGATGATTCGCCTTTAATAGAAGTTCCTGATGCAATAGCTTCATGCTTGGCCAATACACGCTGTAAGTCATCATTCAGCGATAGTCCTTGGCATAGCAGCGACTCATCCCTGGATCAGGTAAATGTAAGGATTCACAGGAACAACACCTGTGGCGCGTAAAAAAGATGGGAGAACAGAAAGGACAGACAAAATGTCCATCTTAAGTTCAAAATTGTTTTAAGTTCAATAGTAACTGTAAACACGGCCAGTTTCAGCAAGTTCCAAGAAGTTAATGAAAAACCCATCTCTGAAAAAAAGTTAACTCAAATTACTTGAACTTTATAGTATATACTAGTTCGTGGGCACGCACGTTGCACGTGTACCCCCATCAATAAGTATAATTTTTTTAAGAATTACATAAATAGTTAAATACTACAACTTTCGTCTCATTTTACGTAGCTTTATTTGACTGAACACAAATTCAAgagaaaaaaatttgaaaattatgaTATAACACAATCCAGAGACATTTGTGTCTATAAATTCTCATTAAAGCtgaattgtttctaaatataagaattatgtcattctttttgaaacagaCTAAAAAAAAATACCACATAGATTGGTACAGAAGAAGcataaaatcatgtatttgagTTACAAAAATTCAACTCTCAAAAATGGATGTCGAATTCAATTTAACTAATTCAATAAAGGAAGAAACTGTACCACACAAAAGTCCTGAAATGCCTTATTGAATTATCCAAATATCACCAAATTTCACTAAAATAACATAAACGCCACCTTTCCATCAAATTGACTCGCAGAtttataggaaaaagaaaaaataactaTGTGAAAATGATACACGAGtctattataatatatattcttaTTAAGGCAGTAATAAAAGGCAAAAAGTAAAAATTGGTTAAAAACTTTTAGTAAGAGTTTACCATCTGGATTTAACTACAAAAGAATATCCATATAATTGATGAAtcaaaaaacaaagcaaaaacaAACAATTAACTAGAGTTCCCCTAAAGAATAAAAAGCAACCAGTCCCATATAATAAGTGCTTAGTAATTTATCTTCCAGGTCCAAATATTGCATGTTGGATGtaaatttaaaggaaaaaaataattttaggtcaaatttttttctgttttttgtcTAGAGATATGATGTTTCCGCATTTCTGTTTCCACAGAGATGTTCCTCTCAATTTGTTTCGACTTTTCAACCACACTTAACTTTTCATTTTGAAAAATCTCAAACAAACACTtcttgcaaaaaaataaaaaaactgacAATTAAATGACAATGATTAGATATAAATTGTACCTTTGCAATAATTAATGGGAAATGAAAGTACTTTTACTTTTATTGGTAGTTGAATTTACTATTTggtaatacaaaaatattacaagAAATTAAGAGAGAGATAAAAATGTCTTTTGGTTTTTGATGGATAATTTGgaaattcaactttaaactttgGCCTTCGTACTCATAATATAGTATACATGAATATGCATATATAAACAATAGATGGGAGATGAATGTTCGGCCATCAAATTTTATTCCTAGCAAGAACAAACCCAGGTTATACGTGTCAGAAGCTTCAAATGAATATTTACACTGACCCTTTCATTAGAGAGAGAAATATTCTCTAATTATAAGGGTTAAGGTTAATATAAGAAAAAAGAAGCATATCACAATATCCAGAAAAAGTCACGAGAATCAGACAAGTAAAACGAGGCCTTACGTAGTCGAGTTTACAAGGTGTACCAATCTCTGCTTGTAGGTACGGCATTGTTCCACCAAATCAACAATGACCTCTTGTCTGAGTTCCTGTAACCCCACAGTGCAAATATGTTGCATCAAATATAAAAAGGACAGAACTCATTAAAAATTAACTGAACAGGAATGAAAATATCTTAGAGGTGAATATTCCCTTCCTTTCAGTTTTTGTCTGCTCTAATTCGCATCTAACTTTGAAAATCTCAATTATTGAATCAAAATCTTTAGTCTCAAAACTTCAATAAACTAGCAAGGGGGCATATCCCTTTAGACATACTATGCATATGGATTTTACCTCTTTGTTTTCAGGACCTAATGCATTCAGCATTTCAGTAAGGACATCCATAATACCACGTGCATTCTGGATCTCCGTCAAGCTAGCAATAGAAACATGCAGAAAAGAACCAAAGAACATTAATTATCATAGCAAGATAACCTAACAGAAGAAAGATAAGTAATACAGCTATCAGATGGCATTCACCAGCACGTGAAAAtcatcttttctttcctttttcaaatAAAAGATGTGTCTGACTACGGGGAGGGTGATAACAAGTGTTTTAAAAGGAGAGGGCGCAAGGCGAAGTATTTTATCAAGTACGGGGCGAGGCGTAATCCCCGTGGATCTTATTATTGTATAATTCAATAGcacataaatatttttaaaatacgaGAAACATAcaatattttttagaaatcaaaatttatcaaaaaGGCAGGAGATTTTAGTATAATCCATAGACATGCTCAATAAAGTAGAGGTTATAACTTCTAATAGACCAGTCAATAAAGTAGAAAGGAACTTTACTAAGAAAactttctttgcaaatataacTAAAAGAATTTCCAGTCAATAAAGTAGAAAGGAACTTTACTAAGAAAactttctttgcaaatataacTAAAAGAATTTCTTCTCTCCCGTCCTCTCGCAGTAGTTTAAGCTAACATGCGCCGATCAAGTCAATGGCAGGAAAGAAGTCTCGTGGCAGTCCTAAGAAGGAACAAATCAAGGTGGATGACAAAATTCCAAAACTCAACCACAGGAGGAAGCCCGTCAGCTGTTATGGAGTCCATTTCTGGAGCCTCAAAGACCCAGGTAGGATCTGGCATCCTCACTCAGATCCCTTATGTTGGAGCTTCTGCTTTGGCTAGTCAACAGCAAAAGCAGGCAAATCAGAGTCCTATTTCTCTGCATGTTGACCTAAGGGGTAGTGTCACACCTCCGATTTCTCAAGTAGTGACTGTTTAATTGAGTAGTAAGGAGCAGGAGGTTGCAACTCAAGCACCATCACCAGCACCAGTTACTGTTACATTGCTTGAGGAGCCTAAGGAGTCTACTTTGGCAGGATTACTCACCGGTAACAGATCATCAGCTAATGGTATGGCCTTGAACTGCATAACCCCTAAGCTTGTAGAAGGGAATCTAGTAGCTAAGCTTGAGAAATCAGAACTAGAGAAGGAAGCTCTGAAATGGAAGTGTGCCCTAATTATCTCTGTAATTGGGGAAAAACCAGGGTATAACTATATGCGTAGATACATAAATCAGACGTGGAATACAGTGTCTATGCGGGATTTATACTATCATGATGATGGTCATTTCATTGTCAAGTTCCAATCCATGGCAGATATGAAAGAAATTATGTGTTCCGGTCCATATACAGTTAATAATAGGCCCATGATTATGAAGCAATGGACTCCACAATTTGATTTTGGCTCAGAACTTCTGATTTGAGATGCCACTATGGGTAAGATTTCCTAACTTACCGCTGAATTAGTGAAGCAGATATGGAGGTGAGTTGCAAGATGATGCAATGTTTTAGGGCAGTGGGAGAGTGTCATTGCTTTCCCCGTCAGCCCATTTTCACAGTAGGAAAAAAAAGGTCAACATATGGATTTTGAATCACAGAGTCATCTTTTTCGCAAATTCTCTCCCCTGCAATTTCCCTCAAAATTTCTCCCCGTGTCCTTCTCATGgttttgaaaattcattttcttccccaaattaccGACATTCGAAACCCAAATACAATTTTCTTCAATAGTGTATTTGGAAGGGGTCCCATGTCCAGCAGATGAAAGTAGCGGAAATaagaatgttgagatggatgtgtgggcatactaggttggatagaattaggaatgaagctattcgggacaaggtgggagtggcccTATGGAGGCAAAGATGCATGAGGcaaggttgagatggttcgggcatgttaag is drawn from Nicotiana tabacum cultivar K326 chromosome 22, ASM71507v2, whole genome shotgun sequence and contains these coding sequences:
- the LOC107788727 gene encoding TOM1-like protein 9 isoform X1, whose protein sequence is MVNFLVERATSDMLIGPDWAMNVEICDICNRDPGQAKDIVKGIKKRLRSKKPKVQLLALTLLEAIVKNCGDIVHMHVAEKGLLHQMVKIVKKKPDFYVREKILTLVDTWQEAFGGPRARYPQYYGSYQELLRIGAVFPQRSERSAPVFTPPQTHPLASDPQNLQKPESRQDTAESSADAEYPTLSLTEIQNARGIMDVLTEMLNALGPENKEELRQEVIVDLVEQCRTYKQRLVHLVNSTTDESLLCQGLSLNDDLQRVLAKHEAIASGTSIKGESSKPEAARSLVDVDAPLIDTGTSNQSDQGSTPIASLGTQLLLPAPTSATPAKVDPKMDLLSGDFDSPTAENALALVPVGEPQPASPSQQNALAILDMFSQPSTTPSTYSVGQANPSSPQFQQQQNFHSVQPSLYPNGSVPGMTYAQGSNPDWNGQMSQQQQPASPGYGTQSTNPFPLPPWEAEAEESQIAGSPHAQSMLNNPMPGSSQALAMHNNQMMPGGSHAVSPQNNQLVAANAQQTYLHGMYAHPGTAGQPAIMSNQAMQSNQMEGMYPQQFQGGQPGGLFPQQMPSGHMAYMYSQQMYANQMASYGYGNAQQQNTQFLNQGMSGLSVRDNGVLNNSSYPVSAPSYVPSGKPSKPQDKLFGDLVDLSKFKSTNAPGRAGST
- the LOC107788727 gene encoding TOM1-like protein 9 isoform X2, with protein sequence MVNFLVERATSDMLIGPDWAMNVEICDICNRDPGQAKDIVKGIKKRLRSKKPKVQLLALTLLEAIVKNCGDIVHMHVAEKGLLHQMVKIVKKKPDFYVREKILTLVDTWQEAFGGPRARYPQYYGSYQELLRIGAVFPQRSERSAPVFTPPQTHPLASDPQNLQKPESRQDTAESSADAEYPTLSLTEIQNARGIMDVLTEMLNALGPENKEELRQEVIVDLVEQCRTYKQRLVHLVNSTTDESLLCQGLSLNDDLQRVLAKHEAIASGTSIKGESSKPEAARSLVDVDAPLIDTGTSNQSDQGSTPIASLGTQLLLPAPTSATPAKVDPKMDLLSGDFDSPTAENALALVPVGEPQPASPSQQNALAILDMFSQPSTTPSTYSVGQANPSSPQFQQQQNFHSVQPSLYPNGSVPGMTYAQGSNPDWNGQMSQQQQPASPGTQSTNPFPLPPWEAEAEESQIAGSPHAQSMLNNPMPGSSQALAMHNNQMMPGGSHAVSPQNNQLVAANAQQTYLHGMYAHPGTAGQPAIMSNQAMQSNQMEGMYPQQFQGGQPGGLFPQQMPSGHMAYMYSQQMYANQMASYGYGNAQQQNTQFLNQGMSGLSVRDNGVLNNSSYPVSAPSYVPSGKPSKPQDKLFGDLVDLSKFKSTNAPGRAGST
- the LOC107788727 gene encoding TOM1-like protein 9 isoform X3; the protein is MHVAEKGLLHQMVKIVKKKPDFYVREKILTLVDTWQEAFGGPRARYPQYYGSYQELLRIGAVFPQRSERSAPVFTPPQTHPLASDPQNLQKPESRQDTAESSADAEYPTLSLTEIQNARGIMDVLTEMLNALGPENKEELRQEVIVDLVEQCRTYKQRLVHLVNSTTDESLLCQGLSLNDDLQRVLAKHEAIASGTSIKGESSKPEAARSLVDVDAPLIDTGTSNQSDQGSTPIASLGTQLLLPAPTSATPAKVDPKMDLLSGDFDSPTAENALALVPVGEPQPASPSQQNALAILDMFSQPSTTPSTYSVGQANPSSPQFQQQQNFHSVQPSLYPNGSVPGMTYAQGSNPDWNGQMSQQQQPASPGYGTQSTNPFPLPPWEAEAEESQIAGSPHAQSMLNNPMPGSSQALAMHNNQMMPGGSHAVSPQNNQLVAANAQQTYLHGMYAHPGTAGQPAIMSNQAMQSNQMEGMYPQQFQGGQPGGLFPQQMPSGHMAYMYSQQMYANQMASYGYGNAQQQNTQFLNQGMSGLSVRDNGVLNNSSYPVSAPSYVPSGKPSKPQDKLFGDLVDLSKFKSTNAPGRAGST